A window from Danio aesculapii chromosome 6, fDanAes4.1, whole genome shotgun sequence encodes these proteins:
- the ttll3 gene encoding tubulin monoglycylase TTLL3, producing the protein MHQHIQVPPLEGKSRVNYVNLPLINGDKLRTAKTLVDKAIKEKKVFSVQGPYPVIRAGLRARGWVERRLPRPSFSQPRRHDHETETTDEGDSSDEDDLGEEVARDDEAEDLYDLMSRLVRHETPYFYWTTRRDSVDCRSLRKEQMTNHYAKAGSFTTKVGLCMHLRNLQWFDAADPDTFFPRCYRLGAQDEKHAFVDDFRRTACTSLLLYVLEKYEGDSEGEKIGEVHNAKSCGLRKTRKQHNSQRIETSVIDSALHVCQEYLNSLEHCDIDNNLETNSTISEQQWKVFLQNYYLVVHEGIKIEGCEYYVERCKCMLNQMRQVCPQMENDGICNIWIIKPGAKSRGRGIMCMNKLDEMLSLVDGDHCIMKDSKWVVQKYIERPLLVHDTKFDVRQWFLVTDWNPLTVWFYRECYLRFSTQPYSTHTLDSSVHLCNNSIQKHFQPSPDRSPSLPAECMWSCSQFRSWLAASGRAALWKAVVVPGMQKAVIQTLLTAQDSVEPRKASFELYGADFMLGRDLRPWLLEINASPTMAPSTGVTARLCPAVQEDTLRVVLDRRSERNTDTGGFQLIYKQAAVDVPQYVGVNLLIEGTSIRRPRAPVHKSLIQSHPEPLLKSTNHKSSLLSSPCTSGKENQSEEVKRACPNLPSRKITMDQSLIFHPKRKCPHRLVLPSTCCVLPNPTELHHPQRLSRTQPQSDRPHTHRTRSNLPTLYRPTPSVDVINIRPRQTLTPGHYIHKIHTVNLSYPVLRMQQNHRRSKNTFAEREGPKSS; encoded by the exons ATGCACCAACACATTCAAG TGCCACCCTTGGAAGGTAAATCTCGCGTTAATTATGTAAATCTGCCTCTGATTAATGGGGACAAATTGAGGACAGCTAAGACTCTGGTGGACAAGGCAATAAAG GAGAAGAAAGTGTTCTCGGTGCAAGGCCCATATCCTGTGATCCGCGCAGGCCTACGCGCAAGAGGATGGGTGGAGCGGCGATTGCCACGGCCCTCTTTCTCACAGCCCCGTCGACATGACCATGAAACCGAAACCACAGATGAGGGTGACAGCAGTGACGAAGATG ATTTAGGAGAGGAGGTTGCGAGGGATGATGAAGCAGAGGATCTGTATGACCTAATG TCACGGCTGGTTCGACATGAGACCCCATATTTCTATTGGACCACAAGGAGGGATTCAGTGGATTGCCGATCTTTACGTAAAGAACAGATGACCAATCATTATGCGAAGGCAGGATCGTTCACCACCAAG GTTGGTTTGTGTATGCATTTGAGAAATCTGCAGTGGTTTGACGCAGCAGATCCGGATACATTCTTCCCACGCTGCTACAGACTGGGGGCACAGGATGAGAAACATGCTTTTGTTG ATGACTTTAGACGAACGGCGTGCACAAGTCTGCTGCTGTATGTTTTGGAGAAATATGAAGGAGATTCAGAAGGGGAGAAAATAGGAGAAGTTCATAATGCTAAATCCTGTG GTCTAAGGAAGACACGTAAACAGCATAACAGTCAGAGGATTGAAACCTCAGTAATTGACAGTGCATTGCATGTGTGTCAGGAGTATCTGAACAGCTTGGAGCATTGCGACATAGACAACAATTTGGAAACAAACTCTACCATCTCAGAGCAACAGTGGAAGGTGTTTCTTCAGAATTATTATTTAGTTGTTCA TGAAGGAATAAAGATAGAGGGCTGTGAATACTACGTGGAGCGTTGTAAATGCATGCTGAATCAGATGCGTCAAGTTTGCCCACAGATGGAGAATGATGGGATCTGTAACATCTGGATCATTAAACCAGGGGCCAAGTCACGAGGCAGAG GTATAATGTGCATGAACAAGCTGGATGAGATGTTAAGTTTAGTGGATGGAGACCACTGCATCATGAAAGACAGTAAATGGGTGGTGCAGAAGTATATAGAACGGCCTCTCCTCGTGCACGACACTAAGTTTGATGTACGGCAGTGGTTTCTGGTCACAGACTGGAACCCGCTTACTGTGTGGTTCTACCGTGAGTGCTACCTCCGTTTTTCTACACAACCTTACTCCACTCATACGCTGGACAG CTCTGTACATCTTTGCAACAACTCCATCCAGAAGCATTTTCAGCCGAGCCCAGATCGCAGTCCTTCTCTTCCCGCCGAGTGCATGTGGTCATGTTCGCAGTTCCGCTCCTGGTTGGCTGCTTCAGGCCGTGCTGCTCTGTGGAAAGCGGTGGTAGTTCCAGGTATGCAGAAGGCTGTCATCCAAACTCTCTTGACTGCACAGGACAGCGTGGAGCCTCGTAAAGCCAGTTTCGAGCTCTATGGAGCAGACTTCATGCTGGGACGAGATTTGAGACCTTGGCTGTTGGAGATCAATGCCAGTCCTACCATGGCACCCTCTACAGGAGTCACCGCTCGACTCTGCCCTGCTGTACAGGAAGACACTCTGCGGGTGGTGCTGGATCGACGCTCTGAGCGCAATACTGACACAGGTGGCTTCCAGCTCATATACAAACAG GCAGCAGTAGATGTTCCTCAGTATGTGGGAGTGAATCTTCTCATCGAGGGCACTTCAATCAGACGTCCTCGTGCTCCTGTCCACAAGTCTCTCATTCAGTCTCACCCAGAGCCGCTATTAAAATCCACCAATCACAAGTCCTCGCTCTTAAGCAGCCCCTGCACTTCTGGCAAGGAAAATCAGTCAGAAGAGGTGAAAAGGGCCTGCCCTAACCTTCCCTCCCGTAAAATCACAATGGACCAATCCCTGATCTTTCACCCTAAAAGGAAATGTCCCCACAGACTAGTCTTACCTTCAACCTGTTGCGTTCTTCCAAACCCAACAGAACTTCATCATCCACAAAGACTATCCCGCACTCAGCCCCAATCAGATCGCCCTCACACACACAGGACACGCAGCAACCTTCCAACTCTCTACCGTCCAACTCCGTCAGTGGACGTGATCAACATACGACCCAGACAAACGCTCACCCCCGGTCACTACATCCATAAAATACACACAGTCAACTTATCTTACCCAGTGTTGCGCATGCAGCAAAACCACAGGCGATCCAAAAACACGTTTGCAGAGAGGGAAGGGCCAAAGTCATCCTGA